TCGGACCACGAGGTGGCCGCCAGCTTGCCGTCCTTGCGCACGTAAGCACGGTCCAGGCGCTGACGCTTCAGGCCGTCGACGGCGAAGCGCGAGCGATCCGACAGCCATTCCTCGTTGATGTCGTCATTGACGCGGGGAAGGATGCGGATGACCTCGTTGCCACGGGTATCGACGCGGATGGCCGAGCCCAGGGCGTCCATGGCATCGACGCTTTCGGTCTTCTTCAGTTCCCAGGCGCGATAGGTGTAGCTGGCCGGCTTGTTGGTCAGCGCGCCCACCGGGCACAGATCGATCAAATTGCCCGACAGTTCCGACGACACGGCGGCGCCGACATAGCGCCCGATTTCCAGATGCTCGGACCGGCCCAGGCCGCCCAGCACCGGAGTACCGGCGATTTCGGAAATGAAGCGGATGCAACGGGTGCACTGGATGCAGCGGGTCATCCAGGTCTGGATCAGCGGACCGTAATTCTTGTCCTCGACCGCCCGCTTCTCTTCCTGATAGCGGCTGCGATCGCCGCCATAGGTCATGGCCTGATCCTGCAGGTCGCATTCACCGCCCTGGTCGCAGATGGGGCAATCCAGCGGATGGTTGATCAGCAGGAATTCCATCACGCCCTGACGCGCCTTGCGCACATTGGCGTTGTTGGTGTGCACCACCATCCCCTCACCCACCGGCATGGCGCAGGAGGCGACGGGCTTGGGCATCTTTTCCACTTCCACCAGGCACATGCGGCAATTGCCGGCCACGGCCAGACGTTCGTGATAGCAAAAACGCGGGATCTCGATGCCGATGGTTTCGGCGGCCTGGAGGATGGTCACCCCGGCTTCGACTTCGATCTCGGTTCCGTCGATCGTCAGTTTGGGCATGTTGTCTCTAACCTCCTCAGGCCGCGCTGGAATTGCGGGCCCGGATCTTCTTTTCGATCTCGGGGCGGAAATTGCGGATCAGACCCTGGATCGGCCAAGCGGCGGCGTCTCCCAGGGCGCAGATGGTGTGGCCTTCCACCTGCTTGGTCACCTGCTGCAACAGGTCGATTTCCTCGATGGTGGCGTCGCCCTTGTCCATGCGTTCCATCATCCGCCACATCCAGCCGGTGCCTTCGCGGCACGGCGTGCACTGGCCGCAGCTTTCGTGCTTGTAGAAGCGCGACAGCCGGGTGATGGCGCGGACGATGTCGGTGGACTTGTCCATGACGATGACCGCCGCCGTGCCCAGGCCCGATCCGGCCTCACGCAGGCCGTCGAAATCCATCGGGCAATTCTCGATCACTTCACGGGTCAGCACCGGGGTCGAACAACCGCCGGGGATGACACCCATCAGATTGTCCCAGCCGCCACGGATACCGCCGCAATGCTTGTCGATCAGCTCGCGGAAGCTGATGCCCATTTCCTCTTCCACATTGCACGGCTTGTTCACATGGCCGGAAATGCAGAACAGCTTGGTGCCCGAGTTCTTGGCCCGGCCCAGGCCGGCGAACCAAGCGCCCGAGCGGCGCAGGATGGCAGGGACAACGGCGATGGATTCGACGTTGTTGACGGTGGTCGGGCAGCCGTAGAGGCCGACACCGGCGGGGAACGGCGGCTTCAGACGGGGCTGGCCCTTCTTGCCTTCCAAGGATTCGATCAGCGCCGATTCCTCGCCGCAGATGTAAGCGCCGGCGCCGCGATGGACGTAGAGATCGAAATCCCAGCCGGAGCCGCAGGCGTTCTTGCCGATCAGACCGGCGGCATAAGCCTCGTCGATGGCCACTTGCAGGTGTTCGGCTTCGCGCACGAACTCACCGCGGATATAGATGTAGGAGGCATGAGCGCCAATGGCGAACGAGGCCAGCAGCGCGCCCTCGACCAGCTTGTGCGGGTCGAAGCGCATGATCTCGCGATCCTTGCAGGTGCCCGGCTCGCCTTCGTCGGCGTTGATGACCAGATAATGCGGACGCGCCCCTTCGGTCTTGGGCATGAAGGACCACTTCATGCCGGTGCCGAAACCGGCGCCGCCGCGACCGCGCAGGCCCGAGGTCTTGACTTCCTCGATGATGGCGTCGCGGCCCTTGGCCAGCAGCGCCTTGGTGTTGTCCCAGTCACCACGGGACTGGGCGCCCTTCAGGCGCCAGTCGTGAATGCCATAGAGATTGGTGAAGATTCTGTCCTGATCGCGCAGCATCACGCCTTCTCCGGTCCGAAGGTGAGGTCGCCAAGGGTGGTCGGGCCACCCTCAGGAGCCGAGAACTGCCGGCCGCCCTGCGGGCCCGGAGCCGGGGTTTCGCCCCGCTTGAGCGCTTCCAGCACCGCCTTGGTGCTTTCCGGCGTCAGGTCCTCGTAATAATCGTCGTTGATCTGCATCATCGGCGCGTTGACGCAAGCGCCCAGGCATTCCACCTCGGCCAGGGTGAACTTGCCGTCGGCGGTGGTTTCGCCCCACTCGACGCCGAGCAATTCCTTGACGGTCTCGCCGACGCCATCCGAGCCACGCAACAGGCAACAGATATTGGTGCACACCTGCACGTGGTACTGACCCACGGGCTTCTGGTTGTACATGGTGTAGAAGGTCACCACTTCCTGCACCCGGATCGGCGCCATTTCCAGCATCTCGGCGATATATTCGATCACCGCGATGGAGGTCCAGCCGACCTGACGCTGGGCCAGATCAAGCAGCGGCATCACCGCCGATTGCTGACGGCCCGCCGGGTACTTGGCGATGATTTTCTTGGCCGTCTCCAGATTTTCCGGAGTGAAGGCGAAGCTGGTCATGTCTTGTTCAGTGCTCATCGGTCGATCTCGCCGAAAACGATGTCGATGGAGCCGATATTGGCCACCACGTCGGCCAGCATGTGTCCCTTCGACATCATGTCCAGCGCCTGCAGGTGAACGTATCCCGGCGGACGGATCTTGCAGCGATAAGGCTTGTTGCTGCCGTCGGCGACCAGATAGACGGCGAATTCGCCCTTGGGCGCCTCGACCGCCGCATAGACCTCGCCTGCCGGCACATGGAAGCCTTCGGTGAACAGCTTGAAGTGATGGATCAGCGCTTCCATCGACTGCTTCATCTCGGCCCGGGGCGGCGGCGACACCTTGCGGTCATCGACCTTGACCGGGCCGGACGGCATCTCGCGGATGCATTGCTTCATGATCTTCACCGATTCGCGCATCTCGATGATGCGGATCAGGTAACGGTCATAGCAATCGCCGACCTTGCCCACCGGAATGTCGAAATCCATGCGGTCATAGACTTCGTAGGGCTGGCTCTTGCGCAGATCCCAGGCGATGCCCGAGGCGCGCAGATTGGGACCGGTAAAGCCCCAATCCAGCGCCTGTTCGGCGCTGACGGTGCCGATATCGACGGTGCGCTGCTTGAAGATACGGTTTTCGGTCACCAGGGTCTCGATATCATCGATGACCTTGGGATACTGATCGCACCAGGCAT
This is a stretch of genomic DNA from Magnetospirillum gryphiswaldense MSR-1 v2. It encodes these proteins:
- a CDS encoding NADH-quinone oxidoreductase subunit D; its protein translation is MAESQIKSYNINFGPQHPAAHGVLRLILEMSGETVDRADPHIGLLHRGTEKLIEHKIYTQATPYFDRLDYVGTMNQEHAFVMAAEKLLGVTVPLRGQYIRVLYCEMGRILNHILNICSFVFDVGGMTPMLWGFEEREKLMEFYERACGARLHANYFRVGGVAQDLPAGLLEDIDAWCDQYPKVIDDIETLVTENRIFKQRTVDIGTVSAEQALDWGFTGPNLRASGIAWDLRKSQPYEVYDRMDFDIPVGKVGDCYDRYLIRIIEMRESVKIMKQCIREMPSGPVKVDDRKVSPPPRAEMKQSMEALIHHFKLFTEGFHVPAGEVYAAVEAPKGEFAVYLVADGSNKPYRCKIRPPGYVHLQALDMMSKGHMLADVVANIGSIDIVFGEIDR
- the nuoE gene encoding NADH-quinone oxidoreductase subunit NuoE, whose product is MSTEQDMTSFAFTPENLETAKKIIAKYPAGRQQSAVMPLLDLAQRQVGWTSIAVIEYIAEMLEMAPIRVQEVVTFYTMYNQKPVGQYHVQVCTNICCLLRGSDGVGETVKELLGVEWGETTADGKFTLAEVECLGACVNAPMMQINDDYYEDLTPESTKAVLEALKRGETPAPGPQGGRQFSAPEGGPTTLGDLTFGPEKA
- the nuoF gene encoding NADH-quinone oxidoreductase subunit NuoF, whose translation is MLRDQDRIFTNLYGIHDWRLKGAQSRGDWDNTKALLAKGRDAIIEEVKTSGLRGRGGAGFGTGMKWSFMPKTEGARPHYLVINADEGEPGTCKDREIMRFDPHKLVEGALLASFAIGAHASYIYIRGEFVREAEHLQVAIDEAYAAGLIGKNACGSGWDFDLYVHRGAGAYICGEESALIESLEGKKGQPRLKPPFPAGVGLYGCPTTVNNVESIAVVPAILRRSGAWFAGLGRAKNSGTKLFCISGHVNKPCNVEEEMGISFRELIDKHCGGIRGGWDNLMGVIPGGCSTPVLTREVIENCPMDFDGLREAGSGLGTAAVIVMDKSTDIVRAITRLSRFYKHESCGQCTPCREGTGWMWRMMERMDKGDATIEEIDLLQQVTKQVEGHTICALGDAAAWPIQGLIRNFRPEIEKKIRARNSSAA